TCGACGAGCCCGAACAACTCGGCATCCACGGCACCCACGTCGCCGTCGACTACGACCTGTGTATCGCCGACGGCGCCTGCCTCGAGGACTGCCCGGTCGACGTCTTCACCTGGGTCGATACGCCCGGCCACCCCGAGAGCGAGCGGAAGGCCGAGCCGACCCACGAGGCCCAGTGTATCGACTGCATGCTCTGCGTCGACGTCTGTCCGGTCGACGCGATCGACGTCGACGCCGGCCGGACGGCCTGATACCGGACCGGTTCGTCCCGACCCGCATTCACCAGCGGCTCCCTGCGGGAAGCCAGTCGAAAGAAAACGAGAGACATCGTTACTCGGCGCGGTCGACGTCGACGCGCTCTTTGAGCGTCTCGAGGTCGTCAGCCTCGGCGAGTTCCTGTAACCGCTCGCGGAAGTGCTCCTCGCAGAGACCGACCTTGAGTCCGTCGGTCTCGGCGGCGAACGCAGCTTCGCGGTCACAGTAGTGACAGTTCATGGGCGACCGTACGGAGCCAGACGCATTGAACCCTCCGCTATCGACGCGTCTGTCCGCTATCACGGAAGCAGGAGGTGGCGGTACTCCTCCTTCGAGAGCCCGGCGACGCCCAGGCGGTCGTCGTGGGCGTCGCTGCCACCCGTCGCCAGCAGCCCGTGGTCGTCGATGGCGCGTTCGACCGGCTCGAGGTCGACCTCGCGGCCGTAGGGGTAGTGGAGTTCGACGGCGTCACAGTCGGCCGCCAGCGCCAGCGCCGCCCCCGTATCCGCGTAGCGCAGCGGGTGGGCGAGCGAGACGAGCGTGCAGTGGTCGGCGAGCAGCGCCCGCCCGTACTCGAAGAAGGGAATCTCGCGGGGGACGAAACACGGCCCGTCGTTGCCGATGAGGTGTGCGAAGGCGTCCTCGTAGTCGTAGTCGGTGCCGGGGTGGGCGTCGATCGCTCGCGCGACGTGCGGGCGGCCGAAACCGGTGTCGACGGCGAGGTCGAGGTCGATCCCGAGTCGCTCCTCGACGGCGTCGACGATAGCTTGTCCGCGCTCGCGGCGGTTTCGCTGAATCTCCGAGAAGGCGGCCTCGAGTTCGGGGCCCGGGTCGACGCCGTAGCCGAGCAGGTCGACGCGCAACCCGCTCTCGGCCTCGACGCGCAACTCGACGCCGTGGACGATCGTGACGCCGTCGCGCTCGAGCACCGGCTCGTCGAACGGCTGGAGCCGGTCGTGGTCGGTGAGCGCGACGACGGAGACGTCCGCCAGCCGGGCGGCGTCGGGAACGGCCTCGAGCTCGAGGCTCCCGTCCGAGCGCGTAGTGTGGACGTGCAGATCCGCGTAGGGCATACCCTACCGGACTGGACTGGACAGTAAAGCCGTTTCTCAACGCCGTCGTTCACCCCTGGTAATGCTATCGACCTGCATCACGTCTCGGCGCCGCGAGCGGGCCGTGCTACTAGGCCCTCTAGGGCGTACAAGGAGTACCCGTCCCCCCGGGGTTGTTTATAGATAATGTTTATAATTATCGTTCACGCTGTTTCGGTTGCGATGTACATGACCGACGCCGACGCGCTCGTCGAATCGCACGCGTATCCGGCGACCACACAGGAGTTGATCGACGCCTACGGGGACCGAACCCTCGAGTTGCCCAACGGCTCCGAGACGATCGGCGACGTCCTCGCGCGCCTCGGGGCAGAGACGTTCGAATCGCCGGAAGAAGCCCAGTTCGCGATCTACTCGGCGGTGAGCCGCAAGGCGATCGGCCGCGTCGGGTACAGCGACCGCGACCCGACGCCGCTCGGCAGTCCGTACGCGCCCGACGCGGTGTCGTTCTAGGGCGCCGCCGTCGCGACCGCTCAAACGACTGTAAACTCGTCTCCGGCACACCCGCGAACCGTCCCGCGGTCGCACCAGGAAACCGGTACAGCAGCCGTCTCAGCCGAGAAACTCGAGGGCGCCGTCGAGTGCGAGGGGGACCGACCCCTTCCGGTAGCCCTCGACGCGGCCGTCCGGGCGGGCGCGGTAGACGACTGCCGGTCGGTGACGCACGTCCGGCTGTTCGCCGCGAACGGCGGCCCAGGCGTCGTCCTGGAAGCTCGAGCAGTCGACGAAGAGGACGGCGCCGCCGCCGTGATTCGCCAACTGCCCGCTCGTTTTCGTCTCGGCGGTGTCGCGGACGGCCGCGACGGGCCCGTTCGCGGCGCGGTTGGCCGGCGGCTGTGGTCGAGTGACCTCGACGAGAACGTTCGTAGTGTCGTCTTCCGCCCGGTAGTCGAGGGAGTGGCCCGTCGTCACCTCGATCTCGGGGGTGATCTCGTAGCCCGCGTCCGTGAGAAGCTTCGCCGCGATGAACTCGGCCATCGCGGCGCTCATTCGGACCCGGTCGACGTGGTTGCTGGTGCCGAGCTTGCCGGACATCACGTGGCGGTACCGATCCAGGGTGCCGGTCGCGAGAAACGACTCGAAAAAGCGGGTGGTCTCTCGCCGACCGGCGTCGGGAAAGCCCGCGGCGTGCTCTCTGAAAAAGGAGCGCGTCGACTCCCGGCCGTCCTTGGACATGAACACCGGCAGGAAAAACCAGGAGAGGTGCGGATAGTCGGCGAGCCACGGGTCCTCCTCGTGGAGGGTCGCGAGCAGTTCGCGCTGGGCCCACCGCGAGACGTGGTAGGGGACCTCCCCCCAGCCGAACTTGTCGGTCTTCCACAGCGACGACGGCGTTTCGGTGTTGCCCATCCAGTAGGCCTCGTCGTCGCGGCGGGCGAACAGCGCGAGGTCGCCGTTCGCCATCTCGAAGCGGTGCGTCTCCCAGCCGCCGTTGGTCGAAAAGCGGGGGGCGACGGCTCGAGCGCCGATGTTGTTCCGGAGCGGTTGCAGTATCTGCTGGCGAACCCGCTGCTCGCTCCAGTGCTGGGGCGAGTAACGGAAGCGAAGCGGCCGTGCCACGCCGACCTGTAGGGGTCGCGGCCGGATACGTGTTGTCCTCTCCCCGGTAGTCGATGTGTACAACCGTTACATTGATATGCGACAACTGCCAAGCTATGGGTGTACTTACCATGTCAATGGGTGCCTACGACGAGGATGAGCACGAGCGCCGTGAGCAACAGGCCTCGAGGGTGGACGCGGACTTCGACGACGAGCGAACCGTCTATCACGGGAAGATCGAGTACGACTCCGGCGAGTCGGCGGAAGCGCTGTTGAACAAGTTCGAGGAGATGAAGTCGAACTAGCGCCGAACGGACGGGTCGGCTGTGACGGCTCGCCGCTGGAGGACGACCGAGAGCGTCGCGACCGCGACGACGGCGAGGACGTGGCCGGACAGCGCCGCGACCAGCAGCGGCCGGTCGACGACGAACGGAACCAGCAGGAGCTGTACCGCCGCGAAACGGACGTTCATCGCGTCGACGCGCGCGTACCGCGCGGTCGTCTCGGCGTCGAACCCGTAGTCGAGCGCCCGCCAGAGCCCGGCGACGGTCGCCCACCAGCAGGTGCCGATCCGGTAGACGACGTCCCAGCAGACCAACAGGAGGACGAACACCGCGACCGGCGGCGGCTCCGACCCGAGCAGGCTCGAGAGCAGCGACTCCCCGCCGGTCTGGGGGTCGTAGACGAACAGGTAGGTGACGAAGGCGACGAACGTGAGCACGCCGAGGACGACCTCGATACTCGAGCCGAACAGCAGCCGCTGGTACGCCGGCGGCGTCGGCAGCGCCCGCACCGCCCGGCTGTACTCGAGCATGAGCCAGCTACCCGCGGCGGCGACGACGACCGCCGCGGTTCCCGCGAGCACGGCGCTCCAGAGGCCGTAGCGCCAGGCGACGACCACCACCGCCAGCTCGAAGCCGAGCAGCTGGACGGCGACCGCGAGCCGGTCCGAGACGTCGATCCCCGGCAGCGCCCCGACGATGCTCTCGTACACCCACGTCTCGCCGTACTCGGGGCGCATCACTCCGCGCCCGGCTCGGGCGCCTCGAGCGAGACGTCACCCCAGCCGGTCTGGTCCTCGAGGGCCGCCGAGATCGCGTCCTCGATCGGCGTCAGCTCGACGGGAACGAGCCCCTCGATGCGGTCGTCGGTGACGACCACCTCGTTGGTCATCCCCTCGAGCAGCGACGGGACGAGCCGGCCGCCGATGAACCCGGTCGCACCCGTCACCAGCACGTTCATACCTCGAGTACGGCGATTACCGGTTTAACTGGTCGCCTTGTACTCGATCTCGGTGCGGCCCCTCGGTCAGTCCGTCCCCTCCTCGAGGGCGTCCCAGCCCGGCGTCGGCGGGGCGCCACGGGCGTCCTCGACCACCGCGCCGAGATCCGGATCGGGCCGCGTTCCGCGTTCGGCGCGCTCCGCCCACTCACGGATCGCCCGCCCGGCCCAGGAGTCGGCCTCGAGAACCCGCGCTCTGGCGCGGTCGTAGTGGGGCTCCGAGATCGCGAGGGTGCCGGGACTCGAGGCGGCGGCCACCGCGACGAACTCGGCGCGGTCGGCCGCCGTGAGTTCGCCCGCGGCCGAACGGGCGACCGCGCCCTCGAGGTCGGCGGGGCGGGGGTGACAGAAGAGCTTCTGACCGAGCGCCTGCGGGCCGAGCAACAGTCCGCCGACGGCCGCGGGCTCGTCGTCGACCAGCCGCTCGCCGCCGAACCGGGCTTCGACGCGTTCGCACTCGGTCTCCTGCTCGAGCGCGAGGTTGTGAGACGGGTACTCCGCGCACTCGGCAGGGTACAGCTCGTCGCCGTGGATCCGACACTGGAGCGTCTCCGGGTCGAGAAAGACGCAGGCGGGAAGCCAGGCCGGCTCGACGCCGAACGGCGCGACCGGCTTCGTCGGCTTGCGGAGGCCGACGAAGAAGGCGGGGCGGCCGGCGACCGCGGCGACGGCGTGGCCGTCGATCTCGACGCCCTCCTCCGGGTTCGCGGCCTCCCAGAGCCGGGGGACGAGCGCGTCGCCGTAACCGGCCTCGAGGAACGACCGCACCTCGTCTCGGGCGAGCGGGACCAGGTTGTAGACGTCGTCAAGCGGGGCCCGCGGGCCCCGTCGCTCGTGTTCGATCGCCTCGCTGTCCTCGAGCAGCGGCCGCCAGTCGATACAACAGCCCGCACAGCCAGCGCAGTTCACCTCCATGATCGTCTCGACGGCGGCCGACGGCATATACACCTGGCTACACTCCAGTCATCGGTGGCGTGGACTGACCCGCCGTCCGAACGCGTCTCGCGACCACTCCCGGCACCCGAGCGGTGAATCCATCACGGCCAGGTACGATACTCGAGTCCGGGGGAACGACTTTGACCGCGCGCGACCGAGAGTCGCCATGGGTCAGGACTCCTGTGACGGCTGCGGCCGCGCGGTCTCGGTGACGGGCGGGATCGCCAACCTCTGGACGTTCGGCGAGGGCAGCGAGGGAACCGCGATGGTCCTCGAGTTCGACGGCGAGGAGCGCGACGCAGCGGAGCCGTCGAGGTATCTGCTCTGTTACCCCTGTATCGAGGCGCTGCCCGACAACCCGGTCCCCGCGGACGTCGACGCGCTCGAGGCCGTCGACGAGGAGACCTCGCGACTCGAGCGGTAGCGGGGGTGAAAACCGAGCGGGGAACGGAAGGGGTGGGATTCGAACGCCACGAGGCCGGATGGCCTCCACGGCGCCGGGTTGGCGCCGCGGTGCTCTTCCGCTGAGCGACCCTTCCTCACTCGAGTCCGTCGGGCGGGTTCGTATTCGTAATCGGCCGCCTACCAGCGGGTAGGGAGTGGTTTCGGGTCGGTCGAGGCAGTGTTGAGGACTACGGACCGGCACCACCGGCCCGCTTCGACGCACTCCGTGTCGCATCACGCTCATTGCGGGCGAAAAACACGGCGACAGTATTCGCGTACACGGACTGCCGCGACTACCGAGGGATTCTCAGCGTTCGGCCTCACTCCATAGCTTTTAGGGCTCGGCCGCCCCCTGCTGTGAACAGTGAACCCCGAGCGGATCTTCGACGCCTTCCCCGCCCCCAGCTACCGCGGCACCCAGGAGCGAGCGCTCGCCGACATCCGCGACGCCTTCCTCGAGGGAAACGACGTCGTCCTCGTCCGCGCGCCGACCGGCAGCGGCAAGTCCCTGCTGGCGCGGGCGGTCGCCGGCTGCGCCCGTAGTGCGGAGGAGGCCGAGCCCAGCGAGGCCTCGGGCGCGTACTACACCACCCCGCAGGTCTCCCAGCTCGACGACGTCGCGGGTGACGCCCTCTTACAGGACCTCAACATCATCCGCGGGAAGTCGAACTACACCTGCATCCTCCCCGGCGAACTCGACACGCCGGTCAACCAGGCCCCCTGCGTCCGCGAGCGGGGGTACGACTGCGCGGTGCAACACCGCTGTCCGTACTTCTCGGATCGGGCGATCGCCTCGAACCGCGAGATCGCGGCGATGACGCTGGCGTACTTCATGCAGACCGCCGGCAGCGAGGTGTTCCGGAAACGGGACGTCGTCGTCATCGACGAGGCCCACGGGCTCGCCGAGTGGGCCGAAATGTACGCCACTATTCAACTGGGACCGCGGACGGTGCCGTTCTGGGACGAGTTGCGGGTGCCCCAGGTCGAAAGCGTCGAGCGGGCCGCCCGCTACGCCGAGAGCCTCGCGGGGACCTGCGAGCGCCGTAAGGACGACCTGCTCGCGACCGACCAGCTCTCGCCCGCCGAGGTCCGCGAGCGCGACCGCCTCCAGGAGCTGATCGGCGAACTCGACTGGTTCGTCTCCGACTACCGCGATCCGGAGAGTCCGACGACGTGGCTGGTCGACCAGTCGGAGCCGGCGGGGACTCGAGGCGCAAGCGCGGACGACGACGGTGACGACGAGGACGAACTGGGCGGCCCCCTCACCATCAAACCGATGAACCCCGAGCGCTACCTCCACCACACCGTCTGGGACCGGGGGAACACGTTCGCGCTGCTCTCGGCGACTATTCTGAACAAGGAGGCGTTCTGCCGGCACGTCGGCCTCGAGCCGAGCCGGGTCGCCCTCGTCGACGTCGCCCACACGTTTCCCGTCGAGAACCGGCCGCTGTACGACGTCACCCAGGGGAAAATGACCTTCGAGCACCGCTCGGAAACGGTGCCGAAGATCGCCCGGACGATCGTTCGGATCATGCAGAACCACCCCGACGAGAAGGGGTTGATCCACGCCCACTCCTACGACATTCAGGAGCAGCTAGCGAGCCTGCTCGCCGACTTCGGCGTCGGCGACCGCGTTCGAACCCACACGCGCGACGACCGCGACGCCGACCTCGAGGCCTGGAAGGCCAGTTCGGGCGCAGACGTGTTCGTCTCCGTCAAGATGGAGGAAGCCCTCGACCTCAAGGGCGACCTCTGTCGCTGGCAGGTGCTGTGTAAGGCGCCGTTTCTCAACACGAGCGACTCCCGCGTCGCTCACCGCCTCGAGGAGGGACAGTGGGCGTGGTACTACCGCGCCGCCTTGCGCACCGTGATCCAGGCCTGCGGCCGGGTGATTCGGGCGCCTGACGACTACGGGGCGACCTACCTCGCGGACTCGAGCCTGCTCGACCTGTTCGAGCGCGCCCGAACCGACATGCCCGACTGGTTTTCCGCGCAGGTCGACCGACTCTCCGAGCCGGAGCTGCCGGCGTTCGATCCGGCGACGGCGGCCGAGAGCGCTCGAGGAGGAGGCCGCGGGTTCGACCGGCGGCGAAACAGCTCCGGCGGGTCCGGCGCCGACGGCTCGGCGTCCGGAACCTCGAGGCGCCGCCGGGGCCGGTCGTCGCGCTCGAGTCCGCTCGCGGACGTCTGGGACACCGACGGATAACGAGTGGAGGCGGCGACGGCGACCGGCCGGACTGTCAGAGGCACTGAAAGTAGCGACGGCGCGCGGTGAGACAGTCGCCGTCTCCGCATACGACAGTAGGAAATCGACCGTCAACTATCTACTCCCCGGGACCTGTTGCACGGTGTGAAACAGCGGATCAGCGGTCGACACGGTCCGGTCGACCGACCAGCTCCTCCGCGGGGCGGGCGTCGTCCGCGTACCGGCAGTACCGGGTTCGCGCCCACGATCGGAGCCGGTCGTCGGTGCTGTCGACGACCGCGAGCAGCCGTCCCTCCTCGTAGGCGCCGAGAAAGACGTGCTCGCCGTAGAGCGTGATCCCCATCGACGGCTCCGCGGCGGCGACGGAGAGCTCGTACCCCTCGAGGGCGATCGACTCCCGCAGTTTCTCCGGGTACTGCTCGCGCACCGCCCGGAACGCCTCCTCGCCGACGACGAGCGCCGTCGGCGTTCCGCCGAACACGATCGGCGCGTGGGCGGTCATGAACTGCCGGCTGACGATCGGCGTCACGCCGCGGAGGCGGTCACCATCGACCGCCTCGAGCCTGTCGACGTACCACTCGAGCGGGCGCTGCGGGTTCCCCTCCGTCGCCGTCTCGACGGCGGCGGTTTCGAGCCAGGAGAGGCCGATCTCACCCTCGAGCGGCGCGTCGAGTTCGGAGAGAACCGGCTCGACGCGCTCGAGCGTTCGAAATCGCGTTCGCGCGGTGCGGTAGACGTCGAGGGCGAGCGCGCCCGCTCCGGTCGCCGTGTAGCCGCCGTCGACCCGCCGAGCCCAGTTCCGGTCGACGAGCTCCGACAGCGTGCGGTGGACGGTCGTCCGCGATACCCCCGTGTGGTCGACAAGCTCCGAGGGCTGTGCGACGACCGTCGTGAGCCGCTCGAGGATCGACACTCGAACGGGCGAGCCGGAGAGGAAGGCGAGTTCGGTGTCCGTCACGCCAGTCATAGCGGGAGATCACTCGAGCGGAATAAATCGTTGTATACTCCGACCTGCCGCGGCGCCCGTCGGTGGCGGCGACGGATCGCCGGAAGCCGAGTCAGTCGGCTTCGGGTCCGGGCGCGCGACCGAAGCCGTTCCGGCGGTCAGAACATGTACATTGCGCCCCAGGCGACCATCGACGACATCATCAGGAACGCAAAGAGCAGCGCGATGAGCTGGTTCTTGTCCATCGGATTCGGGTTGTCGGGCGGGAAGTATGAATGTTCGGAGGGTTACTCGACCCGGACGTCCACGACGACGTGTGCGACGCCCGCGCTGTGGCTCTTGACCCGGCGCCGGTCGAGCACCTCGACCGACCGGCCCGTCCCCTCGACCGCGTCCTCGAGTCGCGCGAGCGGGCGCGCCCACAGCCGCGACTCGGGGGTCGCCTCGTGGTAGTGGATCACGCCGCCCGAACGGAGGGCCTCGAGGGCCGCCGGGAGGAACTCGCGGGCCTCGTCCGTGCGGTGACCCCGATCGTCGCCGTCCGCGCTCCCGTAGTACCCCATCACGACGCGGTCGGCGTCGATCTCGCCCGCGAGGTCACGACAGTCGCTCATGTACGCGTCCACGCGGTCGGTGACGTCGTTGAGCACGGCGTTCTCGAGGAGGTAGCGAAACGCCGTCGGGTTGATCTCGGTCGCCGTCACCGCCGCCCCGGCGCGAGCCATCGGGAGGGTGAAGTAACCGATGCCCGCGAACATGTCGAACACCCGCTCGTCGGGGGAGACCACGTCTCCCATCCGGGCGCGCTCGGCCTGATTGCCCGGCGAGAACATCACTTCCGTCGGGTCCAGACCGTACCGGGTGCCGTGTTCGACGTGGACCGTCTCGGTGGTCGTCGACCCCGCCAGGTGGCGCGTCCGCGGACGGCGGTAGGTGCCCGCCTCGCCCGCGTTCTCGATCCCCTCGTCCGCGAGGACGGTCTCGGCCTCCCCGTGGAGGTCGAGCAGGGCGTCGCCGAGTTCGCGGGCCCGCTCGTCGGAGAGCGCGTCGGGGACCGAGACCAGGACGACCGAGCCGACCACCGCCCACGACGAGGGCGCCGCCTCGAGGTCGGCGTCGCTCCACCCCCGCGCTGCGAGGTACCCCTCGAGGTCGCGGCTCCGGCGGTCGGGATCGAGCTGGCGAACGACCTCGAGCACCCGCGTCTCCCGTGGCGGGTCGCTGATCGGGAGCGCGACGGTGTCGGAGCCGTACTCCCGGACGTGTCTCGAGTCGTCGTAGACGCCCTCCGCCCGGAGCGCGGCGATCGCCGTCTCCGAGTGGGGCTTCTCGACGACGGCGGCCAGCGGCGGGTCGTCCGCAGTCGGCGACAGCTCGGTCACACCAGCGTCGTCCTCCCCGTCCTCGCGGCCGTCACTCATCGTCGGGCAGGATGTGCAGCCCGGCGCGGCTTTTCAGCACGGGAACGGTGTCGGCGTCGGGGTCGAAGTAGTCCGGCCGGGCGACCGTCTTCGCCCGGTAGGTCTCGGGATCGAGCACCTGGACGGCGCGGTCGTCCTCGACCGTGACGACGGTCGTCTCGACGGCGTCCTCGCGCTCGCCGAGCTTTCGCGCCGGCGGGGAGTTCCCCTCCTCGTAGCTCGCCTCGTAGCGGTCGCCGGTCGTCAGCCGAGTTCCCTTGAGGTTGCCGCGGGCGCTGCGGACGAGGATCGGGCCGTCGGTGTCGGCGTCGTCCTCGAGGGCGATCACGTCGCCGGGGGTGTACGGCGGCAGGCGGACGGCGAACGTCACGCGGTAGACGCCGTTGCCGTCCTCGTCCTCCGTGACGAGCGTCTCGGCGTCGGTGACGGTACCGCCGAACTCCTCGACCATCTTGTTCGCGATCTTCTTGCCGATCTTGTTGGTCGAGAGCTTGATGTCGAGGCCGTCCGCCGTCTCGGTGGTTTCGGTGACGAACGCGTTCCGGTCGCCGGTCGCCTCCATCTCGGCGACGACCCGGTTCGCGATCGTCTTCGCGCGCTCGACTTCCTCGGCGGTCGGTGTGCGGTCTTCCGCGCGGATCTGGACGATGCTGGCGTAGTAGTCGCCGGCGATCCGCCCGCAGCGGGTACACGTCTGGCGGGCGATCCGCACCGGCACCGTCACCTGCTCTTCGACCGGCGTGGCGCCCGCGAGGTCGCCCGCCGCGTCGACCTCCGACGGCCGCTCGACGACGCCGGTGAAGTAACAGTGCATCCTGATCGTGTTCGGGTCGATCTGCTCGGGTTCGACCTGCCAGGCCACGTCCTCGACGTCGACGTGGACGGACAGCGCCTCGCTCACCTCGTCGATCGCGACGTCGGTGTAGTCGTCCGCGCCCACGTCGACCCACCGGTTGCCCCGGTAGACGGCGCCACACTGGGCGCAGACCCGGACGTCGATCCGGTCGGGAGCGTCGACGAACTCGAAGTCCTCGAAGTAGCAGGCGTCGCAGAGGTCGACCTCGGCGCCGGGTCGAAGCGGGTCGGCAGCGTGCCCGCCGGCACGTTCAGCAGCGTGCCCGCCGGCACGTTCGTCGCTCGCCGCCCGCTCGGGAACGGGGTCGCCACAGCGGGGACAGAACGCACGCGAGTCAGTCATCGTCCACACTTTGTGACTGATCGAGTTAAGCGACGCGTTCCACCCGAAACGGAGGGCGAGAAACGTGTCGAGTGGTCTCACAGTCTGAGAACTCCACGCGAAACCAGGGGGTCGACAGCGTGCGCATCCACCGCCGCAGCCGGCCGCCACGGCGCGATGTCGGGCGGTCAGGCGACGACGACCGACGGCGCCACTCGAGCCGGAACGAACCGCTCGCGGTCCCGCGAGCGGGGGCGATTGCGGTCGCCGTCGCGTGGCGGTCAGCCGGTCGTCAGACGCGTCCGGCGTACGCCCCGTCAGACGGTCCCCCGTCGTGCGAACTCCATGCGAAACGAGGGGGTTGTCGAGTCCCGGCCGGCGGGACGGTCGGGGTCGGAGTCGCCACCGGAGGTGACAGGCATCGGCGAGATTTATCCCGCCGGGGCGCCTCGAGTCGAGTATGGACTGGCAACCGGACTGGGGGCTTCGCGGGCGAATGGTCCTCACGATGTTTCTGTTGTTCGCGGTGTATCTGGCGTTCGTCGTCGTGCTGGTCGAGGCGTTCGGCGGCAGCCTGTTTCTCGTCGCCCTCCTGCTGGGGAGTTTCTCGCTGGTACAGTTCTTCTTCAGCGATCGGCTGACCCTGTGGAGCATGGGTGCGAAAGAAGTCGAAGAGAGCGAGTACCCCCAGTTGCACGCCGCGGTCGACCGGCTGGCTCAGCAGGCCGACCTCCCGAAGCCGACGGTCGCGGTCGTCGACTCGAAGGTGCCGAACGCCTTCGCGACGGGGCGCTCGCCGAGCAACGCCGCCGTCGCGGTGACGACCGGCCTCCTGCGGACCCTGGATCGGGACGAACTCGACGGCGTCCTGGCACACGAACTCGCCCACGTCAAGAACCGCGACGTGGCCGTGATGACCATCGCCTCCTTCCTCTCGACGGTCGCGTTCCTGATCGTCCGCTTCGGTTCGCGAACGATGTTCTACACCGGCGGCCGAAGCCGCGGTGGAAAGGGCGCGGCCGGTATCCTGGTCGCCATCCTCGTCTCGCTGCTGGTCTGGATCATCAGCTACGTTCTGATTCGGGCGCTCTCGCGCTACCGGGAGTTCGCCGCCGATCGGGGCGCCGCGGCGATCACGGGCAACCCGAGCGCGCTCGCCTCCGCGCTCATGAAGATCTCCGGCGAGATCGAGAAAGTGCCCGACAAGGACCTCCGCGAGGAGGCCGAGATGAACGCCTTCTTCATCATCCCGCTGAAGTCGGGGGTCGTCGGTCGGCTGTTCTCGAC
Above is a genomic segment from Natrononativus amylolyticus containing:
- a CDS encoding YkgJ family cysteine cluster protein — encoded protein: MEVNCAGCAGCCIDWRPLLEDSEAIEHERRGPRAPLDDVYNLVPLARDEVRSFLEAGYGDALVPRLWEAANPEEGVEIDGHAVAAVAGRPAFFVGLRKPTKPVAPFGVEPAWLPACVFLDPETLQCRIHGDELYPAECAEYPSHNLALEQETECERVEARFGGERLVDDEPAAVGGLLLGPQALGQKLFCHPRPADLEGAVARSAAGELTAADRAEFVAVAAASSPGTLAISEPHYDRARARVLEADSWAGRAIREWAERAERGTRPDPDLGAVVEDARGAPPTPGWDALEEGTD
- a CDS encoding DUF5786 family protein, which gives rise to MSMGAYDEDEHERREQQASRVDADFDDERTVYHGKIEYDSGESAEALLNKFEEMKSN
- a CDS encoding ATP-dependent DNA helicase, with product MNPERIFDAFPAPSYRGTQERALADIRDAFLEGNDVVLVRAPTGSGKSLLARAVAGCARSAEEAEPSEASGAYYTTPQVSQLDDVAGDALLQDLNIIRGKSNYTCILPGELDTPVNQAPCVRERGYDCAVQHRCPYFSDRAIASNREIAAMTLAYFMQTAGSEVFRKRDVVVIDEAHGLAEWAEMYATIQLGPRTVPFWDELRVPQVESVERAARYAESLAGTCERRKDDLLATDQLSPAEVRERDRLQELIGELDWFVSDYRDPESPTTWLVDQSEPAGTRGASADDDGDDEDELGGPLTIKPMNPERYLHHTVWDRGNTFALLSATILNKEAFCRHVGLEPSRVALVDVAHTFPVENRPLYDVTQGKMTFEHRSETVPKIARTIVRIMQNHPDEKGLIHAHSYDIQEQLASLLADFGVGDRVRTHTRDDRDADLEAWKASSGADVFVSVKMEEALDLKGDLCRWQVLCKAPFLNTSDSRVAHRLEEGQWAWYYRAALRTVIQACGRVIRAPDDYGATYLADSSLLDLFERARTDMPDWFSAQVDRLSEPELPAFDPATAAESARGGGRGFDRRRNSSGGSGADGSASGTSRRRRGRSSRSSPLADVWDTDG
- a CDS encoding 4Fe-4S dicluster domain-containing protein, which encodes MAIDPQFHENREKVGEENGVAVWGPVDEPEQLGIHGTHVAVDYDLCIADGACLEDCPVDVFTWVDTPGHPESERKAEPTHEAQCIDCMLCVDVCPVDAIDVDAGRTA
- a CDS encoding DUF6757 family protein; this encodes MNCHYCDREAAFAAETDGLKVGLCEEHFRERLQELAEADDLETLKERVDVDRAE
- a CDS encoding helix-turn-helix transcriptional regulator, coding for MTGVTDTELAFLSGSPVRVSILERLTTVVAQPSELVDHTGVSRTTVHRTLSELVDRNWARRVDGGYTATGAGALALDVYRTARTRFRTLERVEPVLSELDAPLEGEIGLSWLETAAVETATEGNPQRPLEWYVDRLEAVDGDRLRGVTPIVSRQFMTAHAPIVFGGTPTALVVGEEAFRAVREQYPEKLRESIALEGYELSVAAAEPSMGITLYGEHVFLGAYEEGRLLAVVDSTDDRLRSWARTRYCRYADDARPAEELVGRPDRVDR
- a CDS encoding PHP domain-containing protein, with amino-acid sequence MPYADLHVHTTRSDGSLELEAVPDAARLADVSVVALTDHDRLQPFDEPVLERDGVTIVHGVELRVEAESGLRVDLLGYGVDPGPELEAAFSEIQRNRRERGQAIVDAVEERLGIDLDLAVDTGFGRPHVARAIDAHPGTDYDYEDAFAHLIGNDGPCFVPREIPFFEYGRALLADHCTLVSLAHPLRYADTGAALALAADCDAVELHYPYGREVDLEPVERAIDDHGLLATGGSDAHDDRLGVAGLSKEEYRHLLLP
- a CDS encoding DUF5789 family protein, with translation MYMTDADALVESHAYPATTQELIDAYGDRTLELPNGSETIGDVLARLGAETFESPEEAQFAIYSAVSRKAIGRVGYSDRDPTPLGSPYAPDAVSF
- a CDS encoding DUF7561 family protein; this encodes MGQDSCDGCGRAVSVTGGIANLWTFGEGSEGTAMVLEFDGEERDAAEPSRYLLCYPCIEALPDNPVPADVDALEAVDEETSRLER
- a CDS encoding NAD-dependent epimerase/dehydratase family protein; protein product: MNVLVTGATGFIGGRLVPSLLEGMTNEVVVTDDRIEGLVPVELTPIEDAISAALEDQTGWGDVSLEAPEPGAE
- a CDS encoding DUF5784 family protein; its protein translation is MARPLRFRYSPQHWSEQRVRQQILQPLRNNIGARAVAPRFSTNGGWETHRFEMANGDLALFARRDDEAYWMGNTETPSSLWKTDKFGWGEVPYHVSRWAQRELLATLHEEDPWLADYPHLSWFFLPVFMSKDGRESTRSFFREHAAGFPDAGRRETTRFFESFLATGTLDRYRHVMSGKLGTSNHVDRVRMSAAMAEFIAAKLLTDAGYEITPEIEVTTGHSLDYRAEDDTTNVLVEVTRPQPPANRAANGPVAAVRDTAETKTSGQLANHGGGAVLFVDCSSFQDDAWAAVRGEQPDVRHRPAVVYRARPDGRVEGYRKGSVPLALDGALEFLG
- a CDS encoding DUF7530 family protein, with the protein product MRPEYGETWVYESIVGALPGIDVSDRLAVAVQLLGFELAVVVVAWRYGLWSAVLAGTAAVVVAAAGSWLMLEYSRAVRALPTPPAYQRLLFGSSIEVVLGVLTFVAFVTYLFVYDPQTGGESLLSSLLGSEPPPVAVFVLLLVCWDVVYRIGTCWWATVAGLWRALDYGFDAETTARYARVDAMNVRFAAVQLLLVPFVVDRPLLVAALSGHVLAVVAVATLSVVLQRRAVTADPSVRR